In Helicobacter bilis, a genomic segment contains:
- a CDS encoding 4-hydroxythreonine-4-phosphate dehydrogenase PdxA has product MESKRLVYVSVGDINGIGLELILRNHAEIAAYCKPIYCIDFEVLECAAKKLALQIPKDMYIHPLNMQDIFDDEIIKAGQVCAKSGLYSFKSFEKAVELSIEHEASLVTLPIHKYAWQLAGIEYAGHTQYLRHRFQKEAIMMLGCKEMFVALFTDHIPLSKVSSLIQKEKLLQFFRDFYHAYSLLFAPLQTTQTPKNDTKHGTQDSKEIQLESLQELSSNTLKQNAINANLVKRLLYDEKNIEKTIIEKTQDSIQEIAPHNHSLQPKKELKIAVLGLNPHAGDNGVLGHEDMIINECIEIINKEIGAEVFIGSIAPDSAFIPHNREKYSIFIAMYHDSGLAPLKALYFDRSINVSLNLPILRTSPDHGTCFDKAYQSNNNISMESYLESFRFLHQANV; this is encoded by the coding sequence AATCAAAAAGGCTAGTATATGTATCAGTTGGGGATATTAATGGCATTGGGCTGGAGCTTATTTTACGCAATCATGCAGAAATTGCGGCGTATTGCAAACCTATTTATTGCATAGATTTTGAAGTGTTGGAGTGTGCGGCAAAAAAGTTAGCCCTGCAGATTCCAAAAGATATGTATATCCACCCGCTTAATATGCAAGATATTTTTGATGATGAGATAATAAAGGCAGGGCAAGTCTGTGCTAAAAGCGGGCTTTATAGCTTTAAATCGTTTGAGAAGGCAGTAGAGTTAAGCATAGAGCATGAGGCAAGTCTAGTTACACTGCCTATACATAAATATGCGTGGCAGCTAGCGGGTATAGAGTATGCTGGACATACGCAGTATTTGCGACATAGATTCCAAAAAGAAGCGATTATGATGCTTGGCTGCAAGGAAATGTTTGTCGCACTTTTTACCGATCATATCCCCTTAAGCAAGGTTTCAAGCTTGATACAAAAAGAGAAACTTTTACAATTTTTTAGGGATTTTTATCATGCGTATAGTTTGCTTTTTGCACCTTTGCAAACAACACAAACACCAAAAAATGACACCAAGCATGGCACACAAGATTCTAAAGAAATCCAGCTAGAATCCTTGCAAGAACTCTCTTCAAACACTTTAAAGCAAAATGCGATTAATGCAAATTTAGTTAAACGACTGCTTTATGATGAAAAAAATATTGAAAAAACTATAATAGAAAAAACACAAGATTCTATACAAGAGATTGCACCGCATAATCACTCATTGCAACCCAAAAAAGAGTTAAAAATAGCAGTCTTAGGGCTTAATCCACATGCAGGTGATAATGGCGTATTGGGACATGAAGATATGATTATTAATGAATGTATAGAAATTATAAATAAAGAGATTGGTGCTGAAGTCTTTATCGGCTCTATTGCCCCAGATTCTGCATTTATCCCGCACAATAGAGAAAAATATAGTATATTTATCGCAATGTATCATGATAGCGGATTAGCCCCACTTAAGGCACTCTATTTTGATAGAAGCATTAATGTAAGCTTAAATCTCCCCATATTACGCACAAGCCCAGATCATGGCACATGCTTTGATAAAGCCTATCAATCAAATAATAACATAAGCATGGAAAGCTATCTTGAAAGTTTTAGATTCTTGCATCAAGCGAATGTGTAG
- a CDS encoding glycosyltransferase, producing the protein MDNTAESNLTESTTNNKVKIISLKLSRNCGHQNALLAGLEYVADKCDCAISIDCDLQDDISVIDEFVAKAKMGAEVILGVRKSRQKDSFFKKHTALGFYRLMEIMGVKITYNHADYRLLSNRAIQALLRFSEVNLFLRGIVPLLGFQTAVVEYDRLERFAGESKYPLGKMLSFAWNGITSFSVVPLRLVSVLGIVFFILSIALGCYALFVKLFTDGVVYGWASTIIPLCFFSGIQLLSLGIIGEYVGKIYAESKRRPRYFIEEVV; encoded by the coding sequence TTGGATAATACAGCAGAATCTAATCTCACAGAATCTACAACAAACAATAAGGTTAAAATCATCTCTTTAAAACTCTCACGCAACTGCGGACATCAAAACGCCCTTTTAGCGGGGCTAGAATATGTGGCGGATAAATGCGATTGTGCTATCAGTATAGATTGTGATTTACAAGATGATATTAGCGTGATTGATGAGTTTGTAGCAAAGGCGAAAATGGGGGCTGAAGTCATTTTAGGTGTAAGAAAATCGCGGCAGAAAGATAGTTTTTTTAAAAAGCATACCGCACTTGGTTTTTATAGACTTATGGAGATTATGGGTGTAAAAATCACTTATAATCACGCTGATTATAGACTGCTCTCAAATAGGGCTATTCAGGCTCTGCTAAGATTTAGTGAAGTAAATCTATTTTTGCGTGGTATTGTGCCCTTACTTGGCTTTCAAACGGCGGTAGTAGAGTATGATAGGCTAGAGCGTTTTGCTGGAGAGTCAAAGTATCCTTTAGGCAAAATGCTATCTTTCGCGTGGAATGGCATAACAAGCTTTAGTGTCGTGCCTTTAAGGCTTGTGAGTGTGCTAGGCATTGTGTTTTTTATACTTTCCATCGCACTTGGTTGTTACGCTCTTTTTGTGAAGCTTTTTACCGATGGTGTGGTGTATGGCTGGGCTTCTACGATTATTCCCTTATGCTTTTTTAGCGGGATTCAGCTTTTAAGTCTTGGGATTATTGGCGAGTATGTCGGTAAAATTTATGCGGAATCTAAGCGGCGACCGAGATATTTTATTGAAGAAGTAGTTTAG
- a CDS encoding glycosyltransferase, translated as MVLAIVIPCYNEEAVLQETHKTISKKLEQLIDSRSISKDSFCVFVDDGSKDNTWSILKDLSSKNTTFTPPPH; from the coding sequence ATGGTATTAGCAATAGTTATTCCTTGCTATAACGAAGAAGCGGTATTGCAAGAAACTCATAAAACTATATCTAAAAAGTTAGAGCAACTCATAGATTCTAGAAGTATTTCTAAAGACAGCTTTTGTGTGTTTGTAGATGATGGTAGCAAGGATAACACTTGGTCTATTTTGAAAGATTTAAGCAGTAAAAATACAACATTTACCCCCCCCCCCCACTGA